In Drosophila simulans strain w501 chromosome 3R, Prin_Dsim_3.1, whole genome shotgun sequence, a single window of DNA contains:
- the LOC6729206 gene encoding G protein-activated inward rectifier potassium channel 3 isoform X3 yields MVITKILHKFQGIKSDRGGCVTLVPEISSIDHRQMLLMLLFFIGLVFVVCFSSILLQAMIWYRQTRFSSRRVRKRVVFKHGECNVVQGNVAKRRRRYLQDIFTTLVDAQWRWTLLVFAASFVFSWAFFGFIWWIIAYAHNDLEYTNLKNQSPDLVANMTHTVCVTQVSNMMSAFLYSVETQTTIGYGNRYVTEECPEAIFTMCIQCITGVFIQAFMVGIVFAKLSRPKKRAQTLLFSRNAVICHRDGVPCLMFRVGDMRKSHIIEAHVRAQIIRKKVTKEGEVLPFYQQELHIGADGGEDRLMFIWPTTIVHKIDRNSPLYMLSASDMLKERFEVVVMLEGVIESTGMTTQARSSYLPSEVLWGHRFVNVVSFRKETGEYEVDYTLFNNTYDVDTPLCSAKQLDELKSEYSKSAKCVNAPFADRTLSATLFQRIASAASVDHLDPASDESLDSGRLQIRSHSIPNGVLASELEPLNNNKHGASFTMGGLTITTTAPSIPNLSSINEKTNSGNSINSSNYSNNNSLSTLTGGGSAASGPGGGITIVAGSGGGGGGGGRHKSNPRRLSIKQDQLPIDSIC; encoded by the exons ATGGTTATAACTAAAATCCTGCACAAATTCCAGGGTATTAAAAGTGATCGTGGCGGATGCGTAACCCTGGTACCCGAAATCTCATCAATTGATCATCGCCAAATGCTCCTCATGCTATTGTTTTTTATCGGTCTTGTGTTTGTAGTGTGCTTCTCGAGCATATTGCTCCAAGCTATGATTTG GTACCGGCAGACACGCTTCAGTTCGCGGCGTGTTCGAAAACGTGTGGTCTTCAAGCACGGCGAGTGCAACGTTGTGCAGGGAAATGTGGCCAAGAGACGGCGTCGCTATCTGCAG GACATCTTCACCACCCTGGTCGACGCCCAGTGGCGCTGGACGCTGCTCGTCTTCGCCGCCAGCTTCGTGTTCTCGTGGGCCTTCTTTGGATTCATCTGGTGGATCATCGCCTACGCACACAACGATCTGGAGTACACCAATCTCAAGAACCAGTCACCCGATCTGGTGGCCAACATGACGCACACGGTGTGCGTAACACAGGTCTCCAATATGATGTCCGCCTTCCTGTACTCCGTGGAAACCCAGACGACGATAGGCTATGGTAATCGCTATGTGACGGAGGAGTGCCCGGAGGCGATATTCACGATGTGCATCCAGTGCATCACGGGTGTCTTCATCCAGGCGTTCATGGTGGGCATTGTGTTTGCCAAGCTGTCGCGTCCCAAGAAGCGTGCCCAGACGCTGCTTTTCTCGCGCAATGCTGTGATCTGCCACCGGGATGGAGTTCCATGCCTGATGTTCCGTGTGGGAGACATGCGCAAGTCGCACATCATCGAGGCCCATGTGCGGGCCCAGATCATCCGCAAGAAGGTGACAAAGGAAGGCGAGGTGCTGCCCTTCTACCAGCAGGAGTTGCACATCGGAGCCGATGGTGGAGAGGATCGGCTGATGTTCATCTGGCCCACGACCATAGTGCACAAGATTGATAGGAACAGTCCACTGTACATGCTCTCCGCCTCCGATATGCTAAAGGAACGCTTCGAAGTGGTGGTTATGCTGG AGGGTGTCATCGAGTCCACTGGCATGACCACGCAGGCCAGAAGCAGCTACTTGCCCTCGGAGGTGCTGTGGGGCCATCGCTTCGTCAATGTGGTGTCATTCCGCAAGGAGACCGGCGAGTACGAGGTGGACTACACGCTATTCAACAACACCTACGACGTGGACACTCCGTTGTGCAGCGCCAAGCAGCTGGACGAGCTTAAGTCGGAGTACTCGAAGAGCGCCAAGTGTGTGAATGCACCCTTTGCGGATCGCACGCTCTCGGCCACCTTGTTCCAGCGTATTGCCTCCGCCGCCTCGGTGGATCATCTGGATCCGGCGAGCGACGAATCGCTGGACTCTGGCCGCCTGCAGATACGCTCCCATTCCATACCCAACGGCGTGCTGGCCAGCGAGCTGGAGCCGCTGAATAACAACAAGCATGGCGCTTCGTTCACCATGGGTGGCCTGACCATCACGACGACGGCGCCCAGCATCCCCAACCTATCCAGTATTAACGAGAAGACCAACTCCGGAAATTCcataaacagcagcaactacagcaataacaatagcCTGAGCACGCTGACCGGAGGAGGAAGTGCTGCCAGCGGACCCGGAGGAGGCATCACCATTGTGGCCGGTtctggtggtggaggaggaggcggcggtaGACACAAGTCGAATCCCCGCCGACTTAGCATCAAGCAGGATCAGCTGCCCATCGATTCCATTTGTTGA
- the LOC6729206 gene encoding G protein-activated inward rectifier potassium channel 3 isoform X5: MLLMLLFFIGLVFVVCFSSILLQAMIWYRQTRFSSRRVRKRVVFKHGECNVVQGNVAKRRRRYLQDIFTTLVDAQWRWTLLVFAASFVFSWAFFGFIWWIIAYAHNDLEYTNLKNQSPDLVANMTHTVCVTQVSNMMSAFLYSVETQTTIGYGNRYVTEECPEAIFTMCIQCITGVFIQAFMVGIVFAKLSRPKKRAQTLLFSRNAVICHRDGVPCLMFRVGDMRKSHIIEAHVRAQIIRKKVTKEGEVLPFYQQELHIGADGGEDRLMFIWPTTIVHKIDRNSPLYMLSASDMLKERFEVVVMLEGVIESTGMTTQARSSYLPSEVLWGHRFVNVVSFRKETGEYEVDYTLFNNTYDVDTPLCSAKQLDELKSEYSKSAKCVNAPFADRTLSATLFQRIASAASVDHLDPASDESLDSGRLQIRSHSIPNGVLASELEPLNNNKHGASFTMGGLTITTTAPSIPNLSSINEKTNSGNSINSSNYSNNNSLSTLTGGGSAASGPGGGITIVAGSGGGGGGGGRHKSNPRRLSIKQDQLPIDSIC; encoded by the exons ATGCTCCTCATGCTATTGTTTTTTATCGGTCTTGTGTTTGTAGTGTGCTTCTCGAGCATATTGCTCCAAGCTATGATTTG GTACCGGCAGACACGCTTCAGTTCGCGGCGTGTTCGAAAACGTGTGGTCTTCAAGCACGGCGAGTGCAACGTTGTGCAGGGAAATGTGGCCAAGAGACGGCGTCGCTATCTGCAG GACATCTTCACCACCCTGGTCGACGCCCAGTGGCGCTGGACGCTGCTCGTCTTCGCCGCCAGCTTCGTGTTCTCGTGGGCCTTCTTTGGATTCATCTGGTGGATCATCGCCTACGCACACAACGATCTGGAGTACACCAATCTCAAGAACCAGTCACCCGATCTGGTGGCCAACATGACGCACACGGTGTGCGTAACACAGGTCTCCAATATGATGTCCGCCTTCCTGTACTCCGTGGAAACCCAGACGACGATAGGCTATGGTAATCGCTATGTGACGGAGGAGTGCCCGGAGGCGATATTCACGATGTGCATCCAGTGCATCACGGGTGTCTTCATCCAGGCGTTCATGGTGGGCATTGTGTTTGCCAAGCTGTCGCGTCCCAAGAAGCGTGCCCAGACGCTGCTTTTCTCGCGCAATGCTGTGATCTGCCACCGGGATGGAGTTCCATGCCTGATGTTCCGTGTGGGAGACATGCGCAAGTCGCACATCATCGAGGCCCATGTGCGGGCCCAGATCATCCGCAAGAAGGTGACAAAGGAAGGCGAGGTGCTGCCCTTCTACCAGCAGGAGTTGCACATCGGAGCCGATGGTGGAGAGGATCGGCTGATGTTCATCTGGCCCACGACCATAGTGCACAAGATTGATAGGAACAGTCCACTGTACATGCTCTCCGCCTCCGATATGCTAAAGGAACGCTTCGAAGTGGTGGTTATGCTGG AGGGTGTCATCGAGTCCACTGGCATGACCACGCAGGCCAGAAGCAGCTACTTGCCCTCGGAGGTGCTGTGGGGCCATCGCTTCGTCAATGTGGTGTCATTCCGCAAGGAGACCGGCGAGTACGAGGTGGACTACACGCTATTCAACAACACCTACGACGTGGACACTCCGTTGTGCAGCGCCAAGCAGCTGGACGAGCTTAAGTCGGAGTACTCGAAGAGCGCCAAGTGTGTGAATGCACCCTTTGCGGATCGCACGCTCTCGGCCACCTTGTTCCAGCGTATTGCCTCCGCCGCCTCGGTGGATCATCTGGATCCGGCGAGCGACGAATCGCTGGACTCTGGCCGCCTGCAGATACGCTCCCATTCCATACCCAACGGCGTGCTGGCCAGCGAGCTGGAGCCGCTGAATAACAACAAGCATGGCGCTTCGTTCACCATGGGTGGCCTGACCATCACGACGACGGCGCCCAGCATCCCCAACCTATCCAGTATTAACGAGAAGACCAACTCCGGAAATTCcataaacagcagcaactacagcaataacaatagcCTGAGCACGCTGACCGGAGGAGGAAGTGCTGCCAGCGGACCCGGAGGAGGCATCACCATTGTGGCCGGTtctggtggtggaggaggaggcggcggtaGACACAAGTCGAATCCCCGCCGACTTAGCATCAAGCAGGATCAGCTGCCCATCGATTCCATTTGTTGA
- the LOC6729206 gene encoding G protein-activated inward rectifier potassium channel 3 isoform X6, whose product MKRLMTWERDLVDAMYEYRQTRFSSRRVRKRVVFKHGECNVVQGNVAKRRRRYLQDIFTTLVDAQWRWTLLVFAASFVFSWAFFGFIWWIIAYAHNDLEYTNLKNQSPDLVANMTHTVCVTQVSNMMSAFLYSVETQTTIGYGNRYVTEECPEAIFTMCIQCITGVFIQAFMVGIVFAKLSRPKKRAQTLLFSRNAVICHRDGVPCLMFRVGDMRKSHIIEAHVRAQIIRKKVTKEGEVLPFYQQELHIGADGGEDRLMFIWPTTIVHKIDRNSPLYMLSASDMLKERFEVVVMLEGVIESTGMTTQARSSYLPSEVLWGHRFVNVVSFRKETGEYEVDYTLFNNTYDVDTPLCSAKQLDELKSEYSKSAKCVNAPFADRTLSATLFQRIASAASVDHLDPASDESLDSGRLQIRSHSIPNGVLASELEPLNNNKHGASFTMGGLTITTTAPSIPNLSSINEKTNSGNSINSSNYSNNNSLSTLTGGGSAASGPGGGITIVAGSGGGGGGGGRHKSNPRRLSIKQDQLPIDSIC is encoded by the exons GTACCGGCAGACACGCTTCAGTTCGCGGCGTGTTCGAAAACGTGTGGTCTTCAAGCACGGCGAGTGCAACGTTGTGCAGGGAAATGTGGCCAAGAGACGGCGTCGCTATCTGCAG GACATCTTCACCACCCTGGTCGACGCCCAGTGGCGCTGGACGCTGCTCGTCTTCGCCGCCAGCTTCGTGTTCTCGTGGGCCTTCTTTGGATTCATCTGGTGGATCATCGCCTACGCACACAACGATCTGGAGTACACCAATCTCAAGAACCAGTCACCCGATCTGGTGGCCAACATGACGCACACGGTGTGCGTAACACAGGTCTCCAATATGATGTCCGCCTTCCTGTACTCCGTGGAAACCCAGACGACGATAGGCTATGGTAATCGCTATGTGACGGAGGAGTGCCCGGAGGCGATATTCACGATGTGCATCCAGTGCATCACGGGTGTCTTCATCCAGGCGTTCATGGTGGGCATTGTGTTTGCCAAGCTGTCGCGTCCCAAGAAGCGTGCCCAGACGCTGCTTTTCTCGCGCAATGCTGTGATCTGCCACCGGGATGGAGTTCCATGCCTGATGTTCCGTGTGGGAGACATGCGCAAGTCGCACATCATCGAGGCCCATGTGCGGGCCCAGATCATCCGCAAGAAGGTGACAAAGGAAGGCGAGGTGCTGCCCTTCTACCAGCAGGAGTTGCACATCGGAGCCGATGGTGGAGAGGATCGGCTGATGTTCATCTGGCCCACGACCATAGTGCACAAGATTGATAGGAACAGTCCACTGTACATGCTCTCCGCCTCCGATATGCTAAAGGAACGCTTCGAAGTGGTGGTTATGCTGG AGGGTGTCATCGAGTCCACTGGCATGACCACGCAGGCCAGAAGCAGCTACTTGCCCTCGGAGGTGCTGTGGGGCCATCGCTTCGTCAATGTGGTGTCATTCCGCAAGGAGACCGGCGAGTACGAGGTGGACTACACGCTATTCAACAACACCTACGACGTGGACACTCCGTTGTGCAGCGCCAAGCAGCTGGACGAGCTTAAGTCGGAGTACTCGAAGAGCGCCAAGTGTGTGAATGCACCCTTTGCGGATCGCACGCTCTCGGCCACCTTGTTCCAGCGTATTGCCTCCGCCGCCTCGGTGGATCATCTGGATCCGGCGAGCGACGAATCGCTGGACTCTGGCCGCCTGCAGATACGCTCCCATTCCATACCCAACGGCGTGCTGGCCAGCGAGCTGGAGCCGCTGAATAACAACAAGCATGGCGCTTCGTTCACCATGGGTGGCCTGACCATCACGACGACGGCGCCCAGCATCCCCAACCTATCCAGTATTAACGAGAAGACCAACTCCGGAAATTCcataaacagcagcaactacagcaataacaatagcCTGAGCACGCTGACCGGAGGAGGAAGTGCTGCCAGCGGACCCGGAGGAGGCATCACCATTGTGGCCGGTtctggtggtggaggaggaggcggcggtaGACACAAGTCGAATCCCCGCCGACTTAGCATCAAGCAGGATCAGCTGCCCATCGATTCCATTTGTTGA
- the LOC6729206 gene encoding G protein-activated inward rectifier potassium channel 3 isoform X7: MKRLMTWERDLVDAMYRQTRFSSRRVRKRVVFKHGECNVVQGNVAKRRRRYLQDIFTTLVDAQWRWTLLVFAASFVFSWAFFGFIWWIIAYAHNDLEYTNLKNQSPDLVANMTHTVCVTQVSNMMSAFLYSVETQTTIGYGNRYVTEECPEAIFTMCIQCITGVFIQAFMVGIVFAKLSRPKKRAQTLLFSRNAVICHRDGVPCLMFRVGDMRKSHIIEAHVRAQIIRKKVTKEGEVLPFYQQELHIGADGGEDRLMFIWPTTIVHKIDRNSPLYMLSASDMLKERFEVVVMLEGVIESTGMTTQARSSYLPSEVLWGHRFVNVVSFRKETGEYEVDYTLFNNTYDVDTPLCSAKQLDELKSEYSKSAKCVNAPFADRTLSATLFQRIASAASVDHLDPASDESLDSGRLQIRSHSIPNGVLASELEPLNNNKHGASFTMGGLTITTTAPSIPNLSSINEKTNSGNSINSSNYSNNNSLSTLTGGGSAASGPGGGITIVAGSGGGGGGGGRHKSNPRRLSIKQDQLPIDSIC; encoded by the exons GTACCGGCAGACACGCTTCAGTTCGCGGCGTGTTCGAAAACGTGTGGTCTTCAAGCACGGCGAGTGCAACGTTGTGCAGGGAAATGTGGCCAAGAGACGGCGTCGCTATCTGCAG GACATCTTCACCACCCTGGTCGACGCCCAGTGGCGCTGGACGCTGCTCGTCTTCGCCGCCAGCTTCGTGTTCTCGTGGGCCTTCTTTGGATTCATCTGGTGGATCATCGCCTACGCACACAACGATCTGGAGTACACCAATCTCAAGAACCAGTCACCCGATCTGGTGGCCAACATGACGCACACGGTGTGCGTAACACAGGTCTCCAATATGATGTCCGCCTTCCTGTACTCCGTGGAAACCCAGACGACGATAGGCTATGGTAATCGCTATGTGACGGAGGAGTGCCCGGAGGCGATATTCACGATGTGCATCCAGTGCATCACGGGTGTCTTCATCCAGGCGTTCATGGTGGGCATTGTGTTTGCCAAGCTGTCGCGTCCCAAGAAGCGTGCCCAGACGCTGCTTTTCTCGCGCAATGCTGTGATCTGCCACCGGGATGGAGTTCCATGCCTGATGTTCCGTGTGGGAGACATGCGCAAGTCGCACATCATCGAGGCCCATGTGCGGGCCCAGATCATCCGCAAGAAGGTGACAAAGGAAGGCGAGGTGCTGCCCTTCTACCAGCAGGAGTTGCACATCGGAGCCGATGGTGGAGAGGATCGGCTGATGTTCATCTGGCCCACGACCATAGTGCACAAGATTGATAGGAACAGTCCACTGTACATGCTCTCCGCCTCCGATATGCTAAAGGAACGCTTCGAAGTGGTGGTTATGCTGG AGGGTGTCATCGAGTCCACTGGCATGACCACGCAGGCCAGAAGCAGCTACTTGCCCTCGGAGGTGCTGTGGGGCCATCGCTTCGTCAATGTGGTGTCATTCCGCAAGGAGACCGGCGAGTACGAGGTGGACTACACGCTATTCAACAACACCTACGACGTGGACACTCCGTTGTGCAGCGCCAAGCAGCTGGACGAGCTTAAGTCGGAGTACTCGAAGAGCGCCAAGTGTGTGAATGCACCCTTTGCGGATCGCACGCTCTCGGCCACCTTGTTCCAGCGTATTGCCTCCGCCGCCTCGGTGGATCATCTGGATCCGGCGAGCGACGAATCGCTGGACTCTGGCCGCCTGCAGATACGCTCCCATTCCATACCCAACGGCGTGCTGGCCAGCGAGCTGGAGCCGCTGAATAACAACAAGCATGGCGCTTCGTTCACCATGGGTGGCCTGACCATCACGACGACGGCGCCCAGCATCCCCAACCTATCCAGTATTAACGAGAAGACCAACTCCGGAAATTCcataaacagcagcaactacagcaataacaatagcCTGAGCACGCTGACCGGAGGAGGAAGTGCTGCCAGCGGACCCGGAGGAGGCATCACCATTGTGGCCGGTtctggtggtggaggaggaggcggcggtaGACACAAGTCGAATCCCCGCCGACTTAGCATCAAGCAGGATCAGCTGCCCATCGATTCCATTTGTTGA
- the LOC6729206 gene encoding G protein-activated inward rectifier potassium channel 3 isoform X2: MDDIQTTIPKPIVSTSSISFRFHRAISSSLSPPLTLELKWILPPPIYTQAPLGTIDNRFKAQFPKESGEICMYRQTRFSSRRVRKRVVFKHGECNVVQGNVAKRRRRYLQDIFTTLVDAQWRWTLLVFAASFVFSWAFFGFIWWIIAYAHNDLEYTNLKNQSPDLVANMTHTVCVTQVSNMMSAFLYSVETQTTIGYGNRYVTEECPEAIFTMCIQCITGVFIQAFMVGIVFAKLSRPKKRAQTLLFSRNAVICHRDGVPCLMFRVGDMRKSHIIEAHVRAQIIRKKVTKEGEVLPFYQQELHIGADGGEDRLMFIWPTTIVHKIDRNSPLYMLSASDMLKERFEVVVMLEGVIESTGMTTQARSSYLPSEVLWGHRFVNVVSFRKETGEYEVDYTLFNNTYDVDTPLCSAKQLDELKSEYSKSAKCVNAPFADRTLSATLFQRIASAASVDHLDPASDESLDSGRLQIRSHSIPNGVLASELEPLNNNKHGASFTMGGLTITTTAPSIPNLSSINEKTNSGNSINSSNYSNNNSLSTLTGGGSAASGPGGGITIVAGSGGGGGGGGRHKSNPRRLSIKQDQLPIDSIC, encoded by the exons ATGGATGACATACAAACAACCATTCCGAAACCAATCGTCTCAACCAGCTCAATTAGTTTCCGATTCCATCGTGCCATTAGTTCCTCCTTATCGCCACCTCTCACCCTGGaattaaaatggattttacCTCCTCCGATCTACACTCAAGCTCCACTTGGAACAATTGATAACCGCTTTAAAGCTCAGTTCCCCAAAGAGAGTGGGGAGATTTGCAT GTACCGGCAGACACGCTTCAGTTCGCGGCGTGTTCGAAAACGTGTGGTCTTCAAGCACGGCGAGTGCAACGTTGTGCAGGGAAATGTGGCCAAGAGACGGCGTCGCTATCTGCAG GACATCTTCACCACCCTGGTCGACGCCCAGTGGCGCTGGACGCTGCTCGTCTTCGCCGCCAGCTTCGTGTTCTCGTGGGCCTTCTTTGGATTCATCTGGTGGATCATCGCCTACGCACACAACGATCTGGAGTACACCAATCTCAAGAACCAGTCACCCGATCTGGTGGCCAACATGACGCACACGGTGTGCGTAACACAGGTCTCCAATATGATGTCCGCCTTCCTGTACTCCGTGGAAACCCAGACGACGATAGGCTATGGTAATCGCTATGTGACGGAGGAGTGCCCGGAGGCGATATTCACGATGTGCATCCAGTGCATCACGGGTGTCTTCATCCAGGCGTTCATGGTGGGCATTGTGTTTGCCAAGCTGTCGCGTCCCAAGAAGCGTGCCCAGACGCTGCTTTTCTCGCGCAATGCTGTGATCTGCCACCGGGATGGAGTTCCATGCCTGATGTTCCGTGTGGGAGACATGCGCAAGTCGCACATCATCGAGGCCCATGTGCGGGCCCAGATCATCCGCAAGAAGGTGACAAAGGAAGGCGAGGTGCTGCCCTTCTACCAGCAGGAGTTGCACATCGGAGCCGATGGTGGAGAGGATCGGCTGATGTTCATCTGGCCCACGACCATAGTGCACAAGATTGATAGGAACAGTCCACTGTACATGCTCTCCGCCTCCGATATGCTAAAGGAACGCTTCGAAGTGGTGGTTATGCTGG AGGGTGTCATCGAGTCCACTGGCATGACCACGCAGGCCAGAAGCAGCTACTTGCCCTCGGAGGTGCTGTGGGGCCATCGCTTCGTCAATGTGGTGTCATTCCGCAAGGAGACCGGCGAGTACGAGGTGGACTACACGCTATTCAACAACACCTACGACGTGGACACTCCGTTGTGCAGCGCCAAGCAGCTGGACGAGCTTAAGTCGGAGTACTCGAAGAGCGCCAAGTGTGTGAATGCACCCTTTGCGGATCGCACGCTCTCGGCCACCTTGTTCCAGCGTATTGCCTCCGCCGCCTCGGTGGATCATCTGGATCCGGCGAGCGACGAATCGCTGGACTCTGGCCGCCTGCAGATACGCTCCCATTCCATACCCAACGGCGTGCTGGCCAGCGAGCTGGAGCCGCTGAATAACAACAAGCATGGCGCTTCGTTCACCATGGGTGGCCTGACCATCACGACGACGGCGCCCAGCATCCCCAACCTATCCAGTATTAACGAGAAGACCAACTCCGGAAATTCcataaacagcagcaactacagcaataacaatagcCTGAGCACGCTGACCGGAGGAGGAAGTGCTGCCAGCGGACCCGGAGGAGGCATCACCATTGTGGCCGGTtctggtggtggaggaggaggcggcggtaGACACAAGTCGAATCCCCGCCGACTTAGCATCAAGCAGGATCAGCTGCCCATCGATTCCATTTGTTGA
- the LOC6729206 gene encoding G protein-activated inward rectifier potassium channel 3 isoform X8: MDMYRQTRFSSRRVRKRVVFKHGECNVVQGNVAKRRRRYLQDIFTTLVDAQWRWTLLVFAASFVFSWAFFGFIWWIIAYAHNDLEYTNLKNQSPDLVANMTHTVCVTQVSNMMSAFLYSVETQTTIGYGNRYVTEECPEAIFTMCIQCITGVFIQAFMVGIVFAKLSRPKKRAQTLLFSRNAVICHRDGVPCLMFRVGDMRKSHIIEAHVRAQIIRKKVTKEGEVLPFYQQELHIGADGGEDRLMFIWPTTIVHKIDRNSPLYMLSASDMLKERFEVVVMLEGVIESTGMTTQARSSYLPSEVLWGHRFVNVVSFRKETGEYEVDYTLFNNTYDVDTPLCSAKQLDELKSEYSKSAKCVNAPFADRTLSATLFQRIASAASVDHLDPASDESLDSGRLQIRSHSIPNGVLASELEPLNNNKHGASFTMGGLTITTTAPSIPNLSSINEKTNSGNSINSSNYSNNNSLSTLTGGGSAASGPGGGITIVAGSGGGGGGGGRHKSNPRRLSIKQDQLPIDSIC, translated from the exons atggaCAT GTACCGGCAGACACGCTTCAGTTCGCGGCGTGTTCGAAAACGTGTGGTCTTCAAGCACGGCGAGTGCAACGTTGTGCAGGGAAATGTGGCCAAGAGACGGCGTCGCTATCTGCAG GACATCTTCACCACCCTGGTCGACGCCCAGTGGCGCTGGACGCTGCTCGTCTTCGCCGCCAGCTTCGTGTTCTCGTGGGCCTTCTTTGGATTCATCTGGTGGATCATCGCCTACGCACACAACGATCTGGAGTACACCAATCTCAAGAACCAGTCACCCGATCTGGTGGCCAACATGACGCACACGGTGTGCGTAACACAGGTCTCCAATATGATGTCCGCCTTCCTGTACTCCGTGGAAACCCAGACGACGATAGGCTATGGTAATCGCTATGTGACGGAGGAGTGCCCGGAGGCGATATTCACGATGTGCATCCAGTGCATCACGGGTGTCTTCATCCAGGCGTTCATGGTGGGCATTGTGTTTGCCAAGCTGTCGCGTCCCAAGAAGCGTGCCCAGACGCTGCTTTTCTCGCGCAATGCTGTGATCTGCCACCGGGATGGAGTTCCATGCCTGATGTTCCGTGTGGGAGACATGCGCAAGTCGCACATCATCGAGGCCCATGTGCGGGCCCAGATCATCCGCAAGAAGGTGACAAAGGAAGGCGAGGTGCTGCCCTTCTACCAGCAGGAGTTGCACATCGGAGCCGATGGTGGAGAGGATCGGCTGATGTTCATCTGGCCCACGACCATAGTGCACAAGATTGATAGGAACAGTCCACTGTACATGCTCTCCGCCTCCGATATGCTAAAGGAACGCTTCGAAGTGGTGGTTATGCTGG AGGGTGTCATCGAGTCCACTGGCATGACCACGCAGGCCAGAAGCAGCTACTTGCCCTCGGAGGTGCTGTGGGGCCATCGCTTCGTCAATGTGGTGTCATTCCGCAAGGAGACCGGCGAGTACGAGGTGGACTACACGCTATTCAACAACACCTACGACGTGGACACTCCGTTGTGCAGCGCCAAGCAGCTGGACGAGCTTAAGTCGGAGTACTCGAAGAGCGCCAAGTGTGTGAATGCACCCTTTGCGGATCGCACGCTCTCGGCCACCTTGTTCCAGCGTATTGCCTCCGCCGCCTCGGTGGATCATCTGGATCCGGCGAGCGACGAATCGCTGGACTCTGGCCGCCTGCAGATACGCTCCCATTCCATACCCAACGGCGTGCTGGCCAGCGAGCTGGAGCCGCTGAATAACAACAAGCATGGCGCTTCGTTCACCATGGGTGGCCTGACCATCACGACGACGGCGCCCAGCATCCCCAACCTATCCAGTATTAACGAGAAGACCAACTCCGGAAATTCcataaacagcagcaactacagcaataacaatagcCTGAGCACGCTGACCGGAGGAGGAAGTGCTGCCAGCGGACCCGGAGGAGGCATCACCATTGTGGCCGGTtctggtggtggaggaggaggcggcggtaGACACAAGTCGAATCCCCGCCGACTTAGCATCAAGCAGGATCAGCTGCCCATCGATTCCATTTGTTGA